Proteins encoded within one genomic window of Eleutherodactylus coqui strain aEleCoq1 chromosome 1, aEleCoq1.hap1, whole genome shotgun sequence:
- the LOC136572681 gene encoding cbp/p300-interacting transactivator 3-like, with protein sequence MADPMMMPAMQNGHPNYRMNMNGMQCQPHPHPTRSMHLAPMMQYGVAHPDGNMRARMNMHQHMANPMMYPAQAQSYMGASQLMATMHLQKLNTQYQGHPMMSNTGLPAYKMAPNHHQNMPTLNVTDADLIDEDVLTSLVLELGLDRIEELPELYLGHNEMDFILDFVGKQHVSTVTC encoded by the coding sequence ATGGCAGACCCAATGATGATGCCAGCCATGCAGAACGGACATCCCAACTATAGGATGAACATGAACGGTATGCAGTGTCAACCACATCCTCATCCTACTAGAAGCATGCATTTAGCACCAATGATGCAATATGGAGTAGCTCACCCAGATGGAAATATGAGGGCACGGATGAACATGCACCAGCATATGGCAAACCCTATGATGTACCCGGCACAAGCACAATCCTATATGGGAGCTTCACAGCTAATGGCCACAATGCATCTTCAAAAACTCAATACTCAGTACCAGGGACATCCAATGATGAGTAATACTGGACTTCCAGCTTACAAAATGGCACCAAATCACCACCAGAACATGCCTACCTTAAATGTGACAGATGCTGACCTCATTGATGAGGACGTATTAACATCTTTGGTGCTGGAATTAGGTTTGGACAGAATTGAAGAGCTACCTGAACTGTACTTGGGGCACAATGAGATGGATTTCATTCTAGACTTTGTGGGCAAGCAACATGTTAGCACAGTAACCTGCTGA